In Chloroflexota bacterium, a genomic segment contains:
- a CDS encoding ATP-dependent metallopeptidase FtsH/Yme1/Tma family protein — MNPGRFKNGFVYLLILVAAVALLYSLFTPSQKPQEIDISEVAKQAQDGLIREIRVKDDVIKIVYKNPDVPEATSRKEPGISAIQTLKDLGVSQEQLAKITFKMEAPSDVGNWIAILGSFLPMVLVFALFYFLMRQAQGTNNQALSFGKSRARLFTGDKPTVTFDDVAGADEAKQELREVVEFLKEPQKFIALGARIPKGVLLVGAPGTGKTLMAKAVSGEAGVPFFSISGSEFVEMFVGVGASRVRDLFDQAKKHAPCIVFVDEIDAVGRHRGAGLGGSHDEREQTLNQILVEMDGFDTDTNVIIMAATNRPDILDPALLRPGRFDRRVVMDPPDLKGRRGILEVHVRGKPLAPDVDLDALAKDTPGFVGADIENMVNEAAILAARRNKKRISMAEFEEAIEKVLMGPERKSRLLSPEDKRITAYHEAGHAVVGRSLPNCDPVRKLTIIPRGLALGLTATRPEGDRYIRTRSKFLDDMAFMLGGRAAEELIFNEVTTGAQNDMEQATQLARQMVTRYGMSERLGPMVWGQKEELVFLGREIGEQRDYSEKVAQEIDEEVRRIINSAYERAKEVLLANKERLIAIAEALMEKETLDEKEFEAFFQPEPAPAG, encoded by the coding sequence GTGAATCCCGGTCGGTTCAAAAATGGATTTGTATATTTGCTGATCCTGGTCGCGGCGGTGGCGCTGCTGTACAGCCTGTTCACGCCCAGCCAGAAACCCCAGGAGATAGACATCAGCGAAGTGGCAAAGCAAGCCCAGGATGGCCTGATTCGCGAGATTCGGGTCAAGGATGATGTCATCAAGATCGTGTACAAGAACCCGGACGTGCCGGAAGCGACCTCGCGCAAGGAACCGGGCATCAGCGCCATCCAGACGCTCAAGGATCTGGGGGTGAGCCAAGAACAACTGGCGAAGATCACCTTCAAGATGGAAGCGCCCAGCGACGTCGGCAACTGGATTGCGATCCTGGGCAGTTTCCTGCCGATGGTGCTGGTGTTTGCGCTGTTCTACTTCCTGATGCGCCAGGCCCAGGGGACCAACAACCAGGCCCTGTCGTTCGGCAAGAGCCGCGCGCGCCTGTTCACGGGCGACAAGCCCACCGTAACCTTTGACGACGTGGCCGGCGCCGACGAGGCCAAGCAGGAACTGCGCGAGGTGGTGGAGTTCCTGAAGGAGCCGCAGAAGTTCATCGCCCTGGGCGCGCGCATCCCCAAGGGCGTGCTCCTGGTGGGCGCGCCGGGCACCGGCAAGACCCTCATGGCCAAGGCCGTGTCGGGCGAGGCGGGCGTGCCGTTCTTCAGCATCAGCGGCTCGGAGTTCGTGGAGATGTTCGTGGGTGTGGGCGCGTCGCGGGTCCGCGACCTGTTTGACCAAGCCAAAAAGCACGCGCCGTGCATCGTCTTCGTGGACGAGATTGACGCCGTCGGGCGGCATCGCGGCGCCGGCCTAGGCGGCAGTCACGACGAACGCGAGCAGACCCTCAACCAGATTCTGGTGGAGATGGACGGATTTGACACCGACACCAACGTCATCATCATGGCGGCCACCAACCGCCCCGACATCCTGGACCCGGCCCTGCTGCGGCCTGGGCGGTTTGACCGCCGTGTGGTGATGGACCCGCCCGACCTGAAGGGCCGCCGAGGCATCCTGGAGGTGCACGTCCGCGGCAAGCCCCTGGCGCCGGATGTGGACCTGGACGCGCTGGCCAAGGACACGCCGGGGTTCGTGGGCGCCGACATTGAAAACATGGTCAACGAGGCGGCCATCCTGGCGGCGCGCAGGAACAAGAAGCGCATCAGCATGGCCGAGTTTGAAGAGGCCATTGAGAAGGTCCTGATGGGGCCGGAGCGCAAGAGTCGGCTCCTGAGTCCCGAGGACAAGCGCATCACCGCCTATCACGAGGCCGGCCATGCCGTGGTGGGGCGGAGCCTGCCCAACTGCGACCCGGTGCGCAAGTTGACCATCATCCCGCGCGGACTGGCGCTAGGGCTGACGGCGACGCGCCCCGAAGGCGACCGGTACATCCGAACGCGGTCCAAGTTCCTGGACGATATGGCATTCATGTTGGGCGGGCGCGCCGCCGAGGAACTCATCTTCAACGAGGTTACCACCGGCGCGCAGAACGACATGGAGCAGGCCACCCAACTGGCCCGCCAGATGGTAACCCGCTACGGCATGAGCGAGCGCCTCGGGCCCATGGTCTGGGGCCAGAAAGAGGAACTCGTCTTCCTGGGCCGCGAAATCGGCGAGCAGCGCGACTACAGCGAGAAGGTGGCGCAGGAGATTGACGAGGAGGTGCGCCGCATCATCAACAGCGCCTACGAGCGCGCCAAAGAGGTCCTCCTCGCCAACAAGGAGCGCCTGATCGCCATCGCCGAGGCGCTCATGGAGAAGGAGACTCTGGACGAGAAGGAGTTTGAGGCGTTCTTCCAGCCCGAGCCTGCCCCCGCGGGCTAG
- a CDS encoding CinA family protein: MPCKMDEDRTKPEVAIGELLVRRGLTLAVAESCTGGLICHRITNVPGSSRYLEGGVVAYSYAAKERLLGVDHDTLYEHGAVSEETAREMANNVRRAFGADIGLSVTGIAGPTGGLPGKPVGLVYMALSARGFSQCVWRVWPFDREGNKAASAEAALQMLLEYLKGLGD, from the coding sequence ATGCCCTGCAAGATGGATGAGGACCGGACGAAGCCCGAAGTCGCCATTGGCGAACTGCTTGTGCGGCGGGGGTTGACCCTCGCCGTGGCCGAATCGTGCACCGGCGGGTTGATCTGCCATCGCATCACCAACGTGCCCGGAAGTTCGCGCTACCTGGAAGGCGGCGTCGTGGCCTACTCCTACGCGGCGAAGGAGCGGCTGCTGGGCGTGGATCACGACACGCTCTACGAGCACGGCGCGGTGAGCGAGGAGACCGCCCGCGAGATGGCGAACAACGTCAGGCGCGCGTTCGGGGCCGACATCGGCCTCTCGGTTACCGGCATCGCGGGGCCGACGGGGGGCCTGCCGGGCAAGCCCGTGGGCCTGGTGTACATGGCCCTGTCGGCGCGGGGGTTCTCGCAGTGCGTGTGGCGCGTCTGGCCCTTTGACCGAGAGGGGAACAAGGCGGCCTCGGCCGAAGCCGCCCTGCAAATGCTTTTGGAGTACCTGAAGGGTCTAGGGGACTAG
- a CDS encoding thioesterase family protein encodes MEKLAPGLTGTVSLVVGPEHTAKHLGSGNVHVFATPQMILLMEIASVKAVDHLLPEGHRTVGVALDVRHLAATPVGMTVTAKSELVQVDGRKLVFRVEAWDEQEKIGEGTHTRAIIDVQRFGQKVREKANRAGK; translated from the coding sequence ATGGAAAAACTCGCGCCCGGCCTCACGGGAACGGTCAGCCTGGTGGTGGGGCCTGAACACACGGCCAAACACCTGGGCAGCGGCAATGTCCACGTCTTCGCGACGCCGCAGATGATCTTGCTGATGGAGATCGCCTCGGTCAAGGCGGTGGATCATCTCCTGCCCGAAGGGCATCGGACGGTGGGGGTGGCGCTGGATGTGCGCCACCTGGCGGCCACGCCCGTCGGCATGACGGTTACGGCCAAGTCCGAACTCGTGCAGGTGGACGGCCGCAAACTGGTGTTCCGCGTGGAAGCGTGGGACGAGCAGGAGAAGATCGGCGAGGGCACCCACACCCGCGCCATCATAGACGTCCAGCGTTTCGGCCAGAAGGTGCGCGAAAAGGCCAACCGCGCGGGCAAGTAG